The following proteins come from a genomic window of Brevibacillus antibioticus:
- a CDS encoding FecCD family ABC transporter permease gives MTSRKNTLLLVGLGALVLVAALLSMGIGPIFIGPDQLIRVIMGEASSLTFMIENYRLPRALLAILAGAGFAIAGVILQGMIRNPLASPDVVGVTKGAGLFAVVVIILFPTASPLLLPIVAFLGALAVAIALIYFARKNGAQPTTFALVGMGVGAICQALTEFIMVKYPMQANDSLVWLAGSLWGKGWDEVYALLPWMLVFIPISLALHRKLDIISLDEGSSTGLGLNVVWTRYVLLLLAVALAGACVAAIGSIGFVGLIAPHMARKLFGHQHRYLLPGAAFLGALILVIADALGRGLNPPIEIPAGIVTAVIGVPYFLYLVRQEKRK, from the coding sequence ATGACTTCGCGAAAAAACACCCTACTCCTGGTTGGTCTCGGCGCCTTAGTCTTAGTGGCAGCATTGCTTAGCATGGGGATCGGCCCGATCTTTATCGGCCCTGATCAACTCATTCGAGTGATTATGGGCGAAGCTTCATCGCTTACGTTTATGATTGAAAACTATCGATTGCCGCGGGCGTTGCTCGCGATTCTTGCCGGAGCGGGCTTCGCGATCGCTGGTGTGATTTTGCAAGGAATGATCCGTAACCCTCTGGCATCACCGGATGTCGTAGGGGTGACCAAAGGCGCGGGCTTGTTTGCGGTTGTGGTCATCATTCTGTTTCCGACCGCTTCACCACTTCTCCTCCCGATTGTCGCGTTTTTGGGAGCACTGGCGGTAGCGATTGCGCTCATCTATTTCGCCCGGAAAAACGGTGCACAGCCAACTACGTTTGCCTTGGTCGGCATGGGAGTAGGCGCGATCTGCCAAGCGTTGACGGAGTTCATCATGGTGAAGTATCCGATGCAAGCCAATGATTCTCTTGTCTGGCTGGCAGGGAGCTTGTGGGGGAAAGGCTGGGATGAAGTTTACGCCTTGCTGCCGTGGATGCTCGTATTCATTCCCATTAGCCTTGCCCTGCATCGAAAGCTGGACATTATCAGTCTGGATGAAGGAAGCTCTACGGGGCTCGGACTAAATGTCGTGTGGACACGCTATGTACTCCTGCTACTCGCGGTAGCATTGGCAGGCGCATGTGTAGCAGCGATTGGCTCGATTGGCTTTGTGGGATTGATTGCTCCACATATGGCGAGAAAGCTGTTCGGTCATCAGCATCGTTATCTGTTGCCAGGTGCGGCGTTTCTGGGAGCATTGATTCTCGTCATTGCAGATGCATTGGGGAGGGGACTGAATCCTCCGATCGAGATTCCCGCGGGTATCGTGACGGCGGTCATCGGTGTTCCGTACTTCTTGTATTTGGTGCGTCAAGAGAAGAGAAAGTAA